A single region of the Cereibacter sphaeroides 2.4.1 genome encodes:
- a CDS encoding YdcH family protein, which produces MNASPELSFEDMLRIRLEVLRREHRDLDEAIAAIEAGGRGDQLMLRRLKKQKLALKDQIVKIEDRLIPDIIA; this is translated from the coding sequence ATGAATGCGTCCCCCGAATTGAGCTTCGAAGACATGCTGCGCATCCGGCTGGAAGTCCTGCGGCGCGAGCACCGCGATCTCGACGAGGCGATTGCCGCCATCGAGGCGGGCGGCCGTGGCGATCAGCTCATGCTGCGGCGGCTCAAGAAGCAGAAACTGGCCCTCAAGGACCAGATCGTGAAGATCGAGGACCGGCTCATCCCCGACATCATCGCCTGA
- a CDS encoding Hsp20 family protein: MSLLQGHDGMTKLTFGGHPFLLGFEQLERLVERTAKTASEGYPPFNIEAVAENAYRITLAVAGFREDDIAITVEDRQLVVRGRQAEDPAERVFLHRGIASRAFQRSFVLADGVEVAGATMEHGLLHIDLHRQVPQAVVQTIPIGRNRAIKEGVEQ; encoded by the coding sequence ATGTCGCTTCTGCAAGGACATGACGGAATGACCAAACTGACTTTCGGGGGCCATCCCTTCCTGCTCGGGTTCGAACAGCTCGAGCGGCTGGTCGAGCGGACGGCCAAGACGGCCAGCGAGGGCTACCCGCCCTTCAATATCGAGGCCGTGGCGGAGAACGCCTATCGCATCACGCTCGCCGTCGCCGGCTTCCGCGAGGACGATATCGCCATCACCGTCGAGGACCGTCAGCTCGTGGTGCGCGGGCGGCAGGCCGAGGATCCGGCCGAGCGCGTGTTCCTGCATCGCGGCATCGCCTCCCGTGCCTTCCAGCGCAGCTTCGTGCTGGCGGATGGCGTCGAGGTGGCGGGGGCGACCATGGAGCATGGTCTTCTGCATATCGACCTGCACCGGCAGGTGCCGCAAGCGGTGGTGCAGACGATCCCGATCGGGCGCAACCGTGCGATAAAGGAAGGAGTCGAGCAATGA